The segment GAAGAATGCCAAGCAGCAAAGCAATTATTGCTGCTTTGTTAAATCCTTTCGAATAGGAATAAATTCCAGTGTGCGAATATAAATCGTCCGTTTTCAAATTCTTCCTGCGGATGAAAAAATAATCTGCAATCATGATTCCACCAACTGGTCCAAGCAAACTTGAGTAAGCAATCAGCCAAGTAAAAATATATCCGTTGGGGTCGGCAATAAGTTTCCACGGGAAAATTAAAATCCCGATGATACCTGTGATGTATCCTCCTATTCTGAAATTTATTTTTGATGGAGAAAGATTTGCAAAATCATTTGCAGGGCTAACAATATTTGCTGCAATGTTTGTTGCAAGAGTAGAAATTGTAACGGCAATCATTGCAAAACTCACTAGTAATTTACTTTCAAATTTTCCTGCCAGTACCAGCGGATCCCAAATTATTTCACCATAAATTATAAAAGTTGCTGAAGTTACCACAACTCCGATGAAAGAAAACAATGTCATACTTGGGGGTAACCCAATTGCCTGCCCTGTAATTTGCGTGCGCTGGCTTTTTGCATAGCGTGTAAAGTCTGGAATGTTCAATGAGAGCGTTGCCCAAAATCCAACCATGCCTGTAAGCCCTGGGAAAAAGAAATTCCAGAACTCTGCACTTGTTGTAAATTTTGATGGCTGAGAGAGTATTGGGCCTAACCCATCCACATTGCTGATTGCCCAAAATAAAAGCGCAAGTGCGGCAATCGGAAGAAAAAATGCTTTAAACACTAAAAGTTTCTTTATGCTTTCTACACCAAGATAAACCACAAACATATTCAGCAGCCAGAATAGAAAAAAAGTAATTGCTGGTCCGGTTTGCAAAGTGAATGAAGCAGGAAAAATTTGCGGAAGATTTTCTATCGATGGCACCCACACTTTTATCATCAGGTACAAGGCATATCCTCCAATCCATGTTTGAATGCCAAACCAACCGCAAGCAACAATCGCTCTTAGCATAGCAGGAATATTTGCGCCGCTTACTCCGAAGCTTGCCCGCGCCAAAACAGGAAATGGTATTCCATATTTTGCTCCAGCATGCCCGTTTAAAATCATAGGGATAAGGACAATAGTGTTGCCAATAAAAATGGTGAGTATCGCTTGCCACCAATTCATTCCACCAGAGATAAGCGAACTTGCGAGCATGTAGGTAGGAATACACAAGCTCATGCTTATCCAAAGCGCAGCATAGTTCCATGTATTCCATGTTCGCTTTGATTGTGGAACAGGCGCAAGGTCTTCACTGTAGAGAGAGAATCCCTTGCCTAATTTCCCTGAATGGGAGGAGGTTTCTTTGTTCAGGCTATTACTTTTTTTTAATTGATCTTCCATACTAATTTTTTCAATAGTTTAATATTTCCCTTTCGGGGGTTAGAGGGCTGTATATTCGTCTGTCACTGCAACTTGTTAATGCTTGATCTTATGTCCAACATTAAAGCATCAACCCAAAGTGATTAAAATACTTAGCCCTTAAATGGTCTAACCTATAATTTTCGATAGATAATTTAATGCTCGCATATTCGACAACAGGTTTCCTATAGCTTTTTATATATATAATTTTCATCAAATATTATATCAAAAATAGCTATAATTCATAGATTATCAAACGGCAAACTTAGTTTCTTAATTTTTTGTGCAGAAATATCTATATATTTTTGCTATTTAATTACTCTTACCTCTGGTGAGCGGGAGTACGGAAGCATGAAATGAGTTCGGTTTTGGGGTGTATTCATTAAACTGTGTCAAGTGACTTAAAGTGTTAACCTCTGTTTACCCAAGCAAAGCCCGTAAGGATAGAAAATCTAATGTGAGAAGTTTTGGGTTAGCGGTATTGTTTTTAATTGGAATTTGGCGCGGTTAGAACTTAGCAAAGCGATCTCGGGAGCCATAAGGCGAATAAGCCGCTGTTTAAAAACGACGTAGATACGCTTCGCTAACCGAGCGTTTTTTGCGAGTTCGCTGAAAGCAATCTACGACGAGCGGAGGCATATCTAATATCATTACTGATTATATATGGTAATAATCATTTAACAATCAATTCAATTATTTCATTTGAAGATTTTTGATTCCTAACACAAATTTCCTCTATTGTTTTCGAGTCTCCAATGGTGATGTTATTATTTTTGAGAATTATCTTTGCTTTATTATAGTCAACATTTAATACAGTAAAGGAACTTGAGATAGGAGCTTTCACAAGTTTCTCTATTACTATACGCTCGTTGTTTCCATGAACTTTTTCTAAAATAATAAATGCAACCGAAATTAATAAAACGACTACACCTGAAGTAATAAAGATTTTCTTTCTAAAGTGACTTTTTAGACTTGTCCAATTGATTATAATATGAAGGGCTGAAAAAAGAACAAATGTCAACCCTAATAATTCATGAACAACCTTTGTATAGTCGTCAAATAAATGAAAGAACATTAAAATACCTGAGAATCCAACTACAAGAAAAACAAAGGTAAGATAAGGTGTAACAAAATTTCTTTTAATCTTCATATTCATCTGATAATAAATTTTTAGTCAACCAATTTCAGAAAATCAAACTTTTAAGTCTTGCACCCAACTCCTTTATACATTCCCTAAAAGTACATTGCAATGTATTATTCCCCTTCGGTTAATCCTTACCAAAGTTAGCCAAAATTATCAACCATCAAAAGGAATTTGATTTGGGTATGTTTAGTAACCACCCCTACTGATACTGCTAATTAACGTGAGTTCGATATAAGAAACAATGTATTAACCTATATATCAATTAATTTGTTTTATTTGAATCAATGGAATAATGGAAAATTGGAAAAATGGAGGATACAAGCAAAAATCTAACCTCTTGTTCTCCATCATTCCATCATTCCAACCTTCCATCATCAAGCTAAATAGTTATATGTATGTGCAAATAAACATATTATTACATTGCTTATGTCGAACTGACGTTAATTATTTAAATAGTTTACACAGATTTTTATACACCAATCCAAAGCCAGCAGGGTAAACATTGTAGAATCTCAGGCAAAGCCTAAAAGAATAAATTCAACTTAGGAAAAGCCTAAAATGAAAGGATTTATTGATTTAGTAACTGTTCAAAATCACTATATCTTATAACAAGAGTTTTCCCAATCCTATTAAGTTCAAGTAAATCTTGGTCGCCAGTGATTAGGAAATCAGAATGTGAGTCTATTGCTAAAGAAACTAAATAGTTATCTTTTGCATCTCTACATGCATTGGATTTAGTAACCAATTCTATGCAATCGGACGATTCATCAAGTAGTTCAAAAAATTCTTCTGCTTGCTCTTTGGTAAAATATTTTTTGATTTTTGGTTTTTTAAAAACCTCAGATAATTCGCAATACTGTTCCTTACAGGTGATTATTTTTATGCTCTGAGAATCAAGATGATTTTGTAGACCTCGTAAACTCTTGCCGATCAAGAACGAAATCCAAATATTTGTGTCAATAATAATTTTATATCTCTTGCTTTTTCTTCTCATATCTTTGTTTCCTAACTGATTCAACCTCTTTGGTTATTTCCTCCATAGTCAGCTCATTAGTTTTGGTTGATTTAAGAAGTTTATTAAACCGCTTAAGAAACAAAGACTTTTTCAATTCATTAAAAATCTCAAGTTTATCGTTATCGTCAAGTTTATTCAAGATTTTAATAAACTGATTTTTATCTAGTTCTATACTTATCGTTCTCATCTGCCTCTAAATAAATTTTATCAAATTTAGTAAAACACTTGGTACGAAGCAAATATCATTATGTATAACTCATTTATACACTAACCTTTATTTACATAATCCAACCCCTTTAAGTAAAACAGGAATTTCAGGCAAAGTATGAAAGAATAAATTAAACTGTAATATATTGCATACCACATTTAGTAAAATATTGAAGATATAATTTACTATTTGGTTTCATCCGCTTAAATAGTTCCTGAGGTCGTTTTAAACCTAGAGACACAGACAATGAATCTTCAATACTATCAATAACTTCAATAAATATTAGGCAACTTTCCATGTTATTTATAACAAGAGGAAGATATGACAAATATTTAAAATAACGTTTGAGTAGCTGGCATTGATCTGGATTCAAATTATCATATGCCTTAATAATTTCAGCAATGAAAATGTCGGTTGAATCAACTAATACAGTATGTTCTTCAATTGTCTGTATGCATTCATATCTTTCATCCTTATAATCTCTTAGACTTTTTGTATAGACATTACGCCTGCTTTTTTCAATCAATTGATGCCATAATAATATATTACCCCAATAGGAGCAACCTAGATAATTATGTTTCTCTTTAACTTTAGGATACTCATTAACAACTATTAAAGGTTTTAGTTCTCCAAATGAAGCGAATTGAACATTTGATGGAAGTATTTTTGAGTAATCAACTTTTATTGGTTTTGAGATATTTAATAATAGGGTTCTGAGATCAATTTTTTCAAATTTGGGGTTCTTTTGTTTATAAAGATATTCAACAAGTTCTGATGACGCATTATCATTAAATATATTTCCAACGGTTGGCATTCGATATGGGTTGAAGAACGCTTTACCTTGTTTGTTTGCTTTAAGATACAACGATATTTCTTCTTTGTATTCGTATGAATTGCATCTATAGAGAGGAATTGTTTCACTTTCTAAAATTTCATTAAACAATGCCCATCCTAAGGTGCCATTTTTAATAATTGGAAAAAGAATTCTGCTTAATACACTATTTAAAAAAGGTAAATTTCCAAACAATTCATCACATAACTCTTCTTGAATACTTAACCTTGTCTCAATCATGCTTGAAACAAGCGATATAAAATATTCAGAATCGGCGTTTGGATTTAACTCACGAATTTTATCAAAAAATTCATTAAATATTGTATTTATGAAAGAAAACCATTTATCATTAATTATAACATCTTCTCGTGAAATGTGCAAATCAATAAGATTAGATTTCAAGTTCAGAAAAACGCAATAACTATTGTCCAAACCAGTTATGTTAATACATTTAACAAAAACGCCATGATTAAAAAGAATTAATTGGTGATAAAAGTAATTTGGTGTATTTACAAGAAAAGCATCATATTCATTTTTATTTAATGAAACAATTTCTTTTAACGATTTTGGATGGCTCTTTTCTTCATTCTCAAGAAATCGTTCTTCTATAACATTTATTGACCAACTACTATTAAATACTATTGCTTCACTACCAATTTCCTTATAAGTAATAAGTATGTCTGGTGAAACAAAGTATCTGTTGAGCGATTCTAAAATTGATATCTCTTTACCTTCCGAGTTTAAATTCAAAGTGATTACAGTACCTGACTTTTTAAGCGAACCCTTTTCGTATTTCCAATCTTCCGAAAAAGAAGAAATGGTGAACTTACATGCATCCTCATTATCTTTCTTTGTCTCAATTATCAGTCCTTCTGCTATCAAAAATGAAGAAAGCAGTCCAATGCCAAAAAATGAAATTGGATCATACAACTTATCTTCCAATGTTTTTTTAAATTCATCCGAATCATAAAATGATGTACCTATGTTTGAAAGAAATCGTTTAGCCTCAGTATAGCTCATACCAATTCCATTGTCTGATATGGTTAAACTGTTTTCATTTTCCCTTATCAATGATATTTTGGGATTGTAAGAAGTCTGAATTATTTTTTTTAGGTTGCAAGCATCTATTGAATTCTGAACAAGTTCTCTAATAGAAACATCAATTTTTCCGTAAAGATGTTTTCCGATTAAAAGGTCTACTACTTTGTTTTTGTTAATCTCAAATCCTATCGGTTTATCAATGAAACCTCGTGTTTCCAATTTTAACTCAATAATATCTAAATAAAGTCCATTTTGTGTGAGTATGCTCTTTACTGTATCAAGTTCATGTTGAATTTTAAATGT is part of the Bacteroidia bacterium genome and harbors:
- a CDS encoding NCS1 family nucleobase:cation symporter-1; this encodes MEDQLKKSNSLNKETSSHSGKLGKGFSLYSEDLAPVPQSKRTWNTWNYAALWISMSLCIPTYMLASSLISGGMNWWQAILTIFIGNTIVLIPMILNGHAGAKYGIPFPVLARASFGVSGANIPAMLRAIVACGWFGIQTWIGGYALYLMIKVWVPSIENLPQIFPASFTLQTGPAITFFLFWLLNMFVVYLGVESIKKLLVFKAFFLPIAALALLFWAISNVDGLGPILSQPSKFTTSAEFWNFFFPGLTGMVGFWATLSLNIPDFTRYAKSQRTQITGQAIGLPPSMTLFSFIGVVVTSATFIIYGEIIWDPLVLAGKFESKLLVSFAMIAVTISTLATNIAANIVSPANDFANLSPSKINFRIGGYITGIIGILIFPWKLIADPNGYIFTWLIAYSSLLGPVGGIMIADYFFIRRKNLKTDDLYSHTGIYSYSKGFNKAAIIALLLGILPNVPGFLVTINLVGKNSVPEIISHLYNYAWFVGFFVSGILYLLMMKRSSNYK
- a CDS encoding DUF4405 domain-containing protein gives rise to the protein MKIKRNFVTPYLTFVFLVVGFSGILMFFHLFDDYTKVVHELLGLTFVLFSALHIIINWTSLKSHFRKKIFITSGVVVLLISVAFIILEKVHGNNERIVIEKLVKAPISSSFTVLNVDYNKAKIILKNNNITIGDSKTIEEICVRNQKSSNEIIELIVK
- a CDS encoding ATP-binding protein, translating into MPYEITLQKLLESTDKELYGRLLHLETIAKKLLIYTQGKFPYYTPHDFQHSLSVEENLNWLILDPIKEKFNKYEIFFLICAAWLHDWGMVGEENEIPEEIRENHHIRTENYFETKYDTLGFSLHEGRIIGRICKGHRKIDLYSEEYEDMTFGQGTRIQTRFLAALLRIADETDVTHSRTPEVIYYTINPSGKSKEEFEKHLNITGIGQLDEPHKIYITAIARDPRGAKTLRELTFKIQHELDTVKSILTQNGLYLDIIELKLETRGFIDKPIGFEINKNKVVDLLIGKHLYGKIDVSIRELVQNSIDACNLKKIIQTSYNPKISLIRENENSLTISDNGIGMSYTEAKRFLSNIGTSFYDSDEFKKTLEDKLYDPISFFGIGLLSSFLIAEGLIIETKKDNEDACKFTISSFSEDWKYEKGSLKKSGTVITLNLNSEGKEISILESLNRYFVSPDILITYKEIGSEAIVFNSSWSINVIEERFLENEEKSHPKSLKEIVSLNKNEYDAFLVNTPNYFYHQLILFNHGVFVKCINITGLDNSYCVFLNLKSNLIDLHISREDVIINDKWFSFINTIFNEFFDKIRELNPNADSEYFISLVSSMIETRLSIQEELCDELFGNLPFLNSVLSRILFPIIKNGTLGWALFNEILESETIPLYRCNSYEYKEEISLYLKANKQGKAFFNPYRMPTVGNIFNDNASSELVEYLYKQKNPKFEKIDLRTLLLNISKPIKVDYSKILPSNVQFASFGELKPLIVVNEYPKVKEKHNYLGCSYWGNILLWHQLIEKSRRNVYTKSLRDYKDERYECIQTIEEHTVLVDSTDIFIAEIIKAYDNLNPDQCQLLKRYFKYLSYLPLVINNMESCLIFIEVIDSIEDSLSVSLGLKRPQELFKRMKPNSKLYLQYFTKCGMQYITV
- a CDS encoding putative toxin-antitoxin system toxin component, PIN family, encoding MRRKSKRYKIIIDTNIWISFLIGKSLRGLQNHLDSQSIKIITCKEQYCELSEVFKKPKIKKYFTKEQAEEFFELLDESSDCIELVTKSNACRDAKDNYLVSLAIDSHSDFLITGDQDLLELNRIGKTLVIRYSDFEQLLNQ